The Aureitalea marina genome includes a window with the following:
- a CDS encoding PaaI family thioesterase — MEGTRIPHKMLSLDPFSQWMGIEILEVRTGYCRLAMTVREEMLNSMGYAHGGISYSLADTAFGFASNTHGRYAVSIETSINHIEAIHQGDYLVAEAIIDVTKNKLGFNIVEVRRGDEVVALFKGVVYRTQKQWE; from the coding sequence ATAGAAGGAACTCGCATACCGCATAAAATGTTGTCCCTGGACCCTTTTAGTCAATGGATGGGGATAGAGATCCTGGAGGTCAGAACAGGCTATTGTAGGTTGGCAATGACCGTAAGGGAGGAGATGCTCAATAGTATGGGATATGCACATGGAGGGATATCCTATTCTCTGGCCGATACCGCCTTTGGGTTTGCCAGCAACACCCATGGACGATATGCTGTATCTATAGAGACCTCCATCAATCATATCGAAGCCATACACCAGGGCGATTATTTGGTTGCTGAGGCCATTATCGACGTAACCAAGAATAAATTGGGATTCAACATAGTTGAGGTCCGAAGAGGCGATGAGGTCGTTGCCCTTTTTAAAGGGGTGGTGTATCGCACGCAAAAACAATGGGAATAA
- a CDS encoding 2Fe-2S iron-sulfur cluster-binding protein has protein sequence MTDFHELRVADAVKTTADCTVITFDVPSELREIFRFRQGQHLTLRKDLNGEDVRRSYSLCSSPLEDQWKVAVKQIPGGIFSTYVNEELRTGDILEVMPPTGHFGVETGQGSKHYVAFVAGSGITPVLSMIKAHLEREPESRFQLFYLNRTAKSIIFKEEIEQLRNKFFGRLEIFYFLTKERRDIELFNGRFTPEKLGRIFGSLTDLESVDEVFLCGPEEMIFLIRDQLQQAGLDPEKIHYELFVSGLTAEDKARVERLAARSLEGVDVTIVDGGKEFHYIMTDDYDNILDAALGAGADLPFACKGGVCSTCKCKVISGEVEMKINYALEQDELDQNFVLSCQAVPVSDQVKVDFDV, from the coding sequence TTGACCGATTTTCATGAATTACGTGTTGCCGATGCAGTAAAGACCACTGCAGATTGTACGGTGATCACCTTCGATGTGCCGTCAGAACTGCGGGAGATCTTTCGCTTCCGACAGGGACAACACCTGACTTTGCGTAAGGATCTTAACGGTGAGGATGTTCGCCGATCCTACAGCCTCTGTTCCAGTCCACTGGAAGATCAGTGGAAGGTTGCTGTCAAGCAGATCCCTGGTGGGATTTTTTCGACCTATGTGAATGAAGAGCTGAGGACCGGAGATATATTGGAGGTTATGCCGCCAACCGGACATTTTGGGGTCGAAACGGGTCAGGGTTCCAAGCATTATGTAGCCTTTGTTGCAGGTAGTGGAATAACCCCTGTGTTATCCATGATCAAAGCGCATTTGGAGCGGGAACCCGAGTCCAGATTCCAGTTGTTTTACTTGAACAGGACAGCCAAATCGATTATCTTTAAAGAGGAGATCGAACAGCTGAGGAACAAATTCTTCGGAAGGTTGGAGATCTTCTATTTCCTGACCAAGGAAAGACGCGATATCGAACTGTTCAACGGACGGTTTACCCCGGAGAAACTTGGGCGTATCTTCGGTAGCCTTACCGATTTGGAATCGGTTGACGAGGTCTTTCTTTGTGGCCCCGAGGAAATGATCTTCCTGATCAGGGACCAATTGCAACAAGCCGGCCTCGATCCGGAAAAGATACATTACGAATTATTTGTCAGCGGTCTGACTGCCGAGGATAAGGCAAGAGTAGAGCGTCTCGCTGCCCGATCTTTGGAGGGCGTGGATGTGACCATAGTCGATGGCGGGAAGGAGTTCCACTATATCATGACCGATGACTACGACAATATCCTGGATGCTGCCCTAGGAGCGGGTGCGGACCTTCCCTTTGCTTGTAAGGGTGGTGTATGCAGCACCTGCAAGTGCAAGGTGATCAGTGGAGAGGTCGAGATGAAAATAAATTACGCACTAGAGCAGGACGAACTGGATCAGAATTTTGTACTGAGCTGCCAGGCAGTGCCTGTGAGTGATCAAGTAAAGGTCGATTTCGACGTTTAA
- the paaD gene encoding 1,2-phenylacetyl-CoA epoxidase subunit PaaD, which produces MNTAQARIDRDLIPILEQVSDPEIPVLTVLDLGVIREAVKEGDEVHIKLTPTYSGCPAMDVIADDLKAALAKHQLKAVVKLVLSPAWSTDWLSEAGKQKMEAYGIAPPLEASADKAALLGEAAIVPCTNCGSKSTRMISQFGSTACKALFQCDDCQEPFDYFKCLK; this is translated from the coding sequence ATGAATACAGCCCAGGCCCGAATAGACAGGGATTTGATCCCTATTCTGGAGCAAGTTAGCGATCCGGAGATACCGGTATTGACGGTTTTGGATCTAGGGGTCATCCGAGAGGCTGTAAAAGAGGGAGATGAGGTTCATATCAAACTCACTCCCACCTATTCGGGTTGCCCGGCCATGGACGTTATCGCGGACGACCTAAAGGCCGCCCTGGCTAAACACCAGCTAAAGGCAGTTGTGAAGTTGGTGTTATCACCAGCTTGGTCTACGGATTGGTTAAGTGAAGCTGGGAAACAAAAGATGGAGGCCTATGGTATTGCCCCGCCATTGGAAGCCTCTGCAGATAAGGCTGCTCTGCTGGGAGAAGCTGCTATTGTGCCCTGTACCAATTGTGGCTCAAAAAGTACGCGTATGATCAGCCAGTTTGGTTCGACGGCCTGTAAGGCACTGTTTCAATGCGACGACTGTCAGGAACCCTTCGACTATTTCAAATGCTTAAAATAG
- a CDS encoding enoyl-CoA hydratase-related protein produces MNPSIEMTVSGNLAQIWLNRPAVFNSFNREMALDLQYKLKQCQDDDQIRGVLISGRGKAFCAGQDLKEVTTPELNPGFKKILEEHYNPIVRQIRGLSKPVVAAVNGVAAGAGANIALACDVVIASEHASFIQAFSKIGLVPDSGGTFFLPRLIGWQKASALMMLGDKVSAQEAEQIGMIYKVVPAEEFEATALQLAQKLSQMPTQALAYTKELLNQSLTNDLSAQLKEESRLQIASAQSEDYSEGVAAFIEKRKPNFSGR; encoded by the coding sequence ATGAACCCATCCATCGAAATGACAGTTAGCGGTAATTTGGCCCAGATCTGGCTGAACCGCCCGGCTGTGTTCAATAGCTTCAATCGGGAAATGGCGCTGGATCTGCAGTATAAACTCAAGCAATGCCAGGATGATGACCAAATTCGGGGGGTGCTGATCTCTGGAAGAGGAAAAGCATTTTGCGCGGGTCAGGACCTCAAAGAAGTTACCACACCAGAACTCAATCCCGGATTCAAGAAGATCTTGGAAGAGCATTACAATCCCATTGTCCGCCAGATACGGGGTCTGAGCAAGCCAGTAGTTGCCGCCGTCAATGGTGTTGCGGCAGGAGCCGGGGCCAACATCGCATTGGCTTGCGATGTGGTGATCGCCTCAGAGCACGCCAGTTTTATCCAGGCTTTTAGCAAGATCGGACTAGTGCCCGATAGTGGAGGGACCTTTTTCTTACCCAGATTGATCGGCTGGCAGAAGGCCTCGGCCCTGATGATGCTGGGAGATAAAGTTTCTGCCCAGGAAGCAGAACAAATTGGAATGATCTATAAAGTAGTTCCCGCCGAAGAATTTGAGGCAACTGCCCTTCAATTGGCTCAGAAATTGTCACAGATGCCGACCCAGGCCTTGGCCTATACCAAAGAATTGCTCAACCAGAGTTTGACCAATGACCTAAGTGCCCAATTGAAGGAAGAATCGCGATTACAGATAGCCTCTGCCCAAAGTGAAGACTACAGTGAGGGTGTGGCCGCCTTCATTGAAAAACGCAAACCTAATTTTTCCGGAAGATGA
- a CDS encoding short chain dehydrogenase, with protein MKKVIVIGGAGTIGKVVTARLKEDHEVIVAGRNSGDIRVDIADSQSIEAMFREAGQVDAVVNVSGEAKWDHFDNLSEEDYYIGIRSKMMGQVNLVRIGKEYLKPGGSITLTTGILADDPVLLTTSAAMVNGAIHSFVRAVVLDRPDIRVNAVSAGLVADAFEKYKPYFPGHDPVPMEKVANGYVKCVDGQITGQVVRVMA; from the coding sequence GTGAAAAAGGTCATCGTCATAGGAGGAGCAGGGACCATCGGTAAGGTGGTCACAGCCAGGCTGAAGGAAGACCATGAAGTCATTGTTGCCGGAAGGAATTCGGGGGATATTCGTGTGGATATAGCGGATAGCCAATCCATTGAAGCCATGTTCCGTGAGGCTGGCCAGGTAGATGCCGTGGTCAATGTCTCAGGCGAGGCCAAATGGGATCACTTTGACAATTTGAGCGAGGAAGATTATTACATTGGGATACGCTCCAAAATGATGGGACAGGTCAATTTGGTTCGCATTGGAAAGGAGTATTTGAAACCCGGTGGCTCCATCACCCTGACAACGGGAATCCTTGCAGATGACCCGGTGCTGCTAACCACCTCAGCTGCCATGGTCAATGGAGCAATTCACAGTTTTGTGAGAGCCGTAGTTCTGGATAGGCCCGATATACGGGTCAATGCGGTATCAGCCGGATTGGTCGCGGATGCCTTTGAAAAATATAAGCCCTATTTCCCTGGTCACGACCCCGTACCTATGGAAAAGGTGGCCAATGGATATGTAAAATGTGTAGATGGTCAAATCACCGGACAGGTAGTCCGGGTGATGGCCTGA
- the pcaF gene encoding 3-oxoadipyl-CoA thiolase produces the protein MKEAYIVDGIRTPIGKYKGTLSPVRTDDLAALVIKELVERNPNVPTEAYDDVILGCANQAGEDNRNVARMALLLAGLPMTVPGETVNRLCSSGLSAMIHANRAIKAGDGNLFIAGGVEHMTRGPYVVAKPSSAFGNDARMYDSSFGWRFVNPKMEAAYGTDAMGNTAENLVDKYNISREDQDAFASKSQQKAAAATQNGRLGMEIVAVEIPRRKQDPLIFEEDEFIKPGSTPEVLAKLRSAFRKDGSVTAGNSSGLNDGAAVNLIASEDAVKKYNLNPLARIVSSAVVGVEPRIMGIGPVEASNKALEKAGLTMEDMDIIELNEAFAAQSLACIRAWGLADDDPRINPNGGAIAIGHPLGMTGARIALSAARELQQTAKRYALVTMCIGVGQGYAMVIENAHL, from the coding sequence ATGAAAGAAGCCTATATAGTTGATGGGATCAGGACGCCTATCGGGAAATACAAAGGGACATTAAGTCCGGTCAGAACAGATGACCTGGCTGCCCTGGTCATTAAGGAATTGGTAGAACGCAATCCCAATGTGCCCACCGAGGCTTATGATGATGTGATCCTAGGCTGTGCCAATCAGGCTGGGGAAGATAACCGCAATGTAGCACGTATGGCCTTGCTTTTGGCCGGTCTTCCCATGACGGTTCCCGGAGAGACAGTCAATCGTTTGTGTAGTAGTGGGCTATCAGCCATGATACATGCCAACCGGGCCATCAAGGCCGGGGATGGTAATCTTTTTATAGCCGGCGGGGTAGAACATATGACCCGCGGACCTTACGTAGTAGCCAAGCCCTCATCGGCCTTTGGGAATGACGCTCGTATGTATGATTCCAGTTTTGGCTGGCGCTTTGTAAACCCAAAAATGGAGGCAGCCTATGGTACGGATGCCATGGGTAATACGGCCGAGAACCTGGTGGATAAATACAACATCAGCCGGGAGGACCAGGATGCTTTTGCCAGCAAGAGTCAGCAAAAGGCAGCTGCAGCAACTCAAAACGGACGTTTGGGAATGGAGATAGTGGCCGTGGAGATCCCAAGGCGAAAACAAGATCCATTGATCTTCGAAGAAGACGAATTTATCAAACCCGGTAGTACCCCTGAGGTACTGGCCAAACTGAGGTCGGCCTTTAGAAAGGACGGGAGCGTGACTGCAGGGAACAGTTCTGGTCTCAACGACGGCGCCGCAGTCAACCTGATCGCCTCTGAAGATGCCGTTAAAAAATACAATTTAAACCCCTTAGCAAGAATAGTAAGTTCTGCAGTGGTGGGTGTAGAACCTCGCATTATGGGGATAGGTCCGGTAGAGGCTTCCAACAAAGCTTTGGAAAAAGCAGGTCTGACCATGGAGGATATGGACATCATCGAGCTGAACGAGGCTTTTGCTGCTCAATCCCTGGCCTGTATCCGTGCCTGGGGGTTGGCCGATGACGACCCCAGAATCAACCCAAATGGAGGGGCTATAGCCATCGGACATCCACTGGGGATGACCGGAGCCAGGATAGCCCTATCCGCAGCCCGCGAATTACAACAAACGGCCAAACGATATGCCCTGGTCACCATGTGTATTGGTGTTGGGCAGGGTTATGCCATGGTCATAGAAAACGCTCATCTGTGA
- the paaC gene encoding 1,2-phenylacetyl-CoA epoxidase subunit PaaC yields MEFTDKDRYTYVIGIADNMLILGQRLGELCGHGPNLETDIALTNIALDLFGQVRSYYQYAAQLVGENKSEDDVAFLRREREYLNALLVEQPNTHFGYVIGRQFLFDVFHLLMLKELVKSNDETLRAIAAKGIKEVSYHQRFSGDWLKRLGDGTEESQHKMQEAMNDLLPYTRELFEMTEADTKAFEAGVGVNLGSLYEQYQEIVQEHLEEATLDMPEELYFKSGGKQGIHSEHMGYILTDMQYMQRTYPQMNW; encoded by the coding sequence ATGGAGTTTACAGATAAAGATCGATACACCTATGTGATCGGGATCGCGGACAATATGTTGATCCTCGGGCAGCGCCTTGGTGAGCTTTGCGGGCATGGTCCCAATCTGGAGACGGACATTGCCCTAACCAATATTGCCTTGGATCTTTTTGGTCAGGTGCGGTCCTATTATCAGTACGCTGCTCAACTTGTCGGTGAAAATAAGTCGGAAGATGATGTAGCCTTTCTTCGCAGGGAACGCGAATATTTAAATGCCTTGTTGGTGGAGCAACCCAACACCCATTTTGGTTATGTGATCGGAAGGCAGTTCCTGTTTGACGTCTTTCACCTACTCATGCTGAAGGAATTGGTCAAGAGCAATGATGAGACCTTGAGAGCCATTGCCGCAAAAGGAATTAAGGAGGTGAGTTATCACCAGCGATTCTCCGGAGATTGGCTCAAGCGTTTGGGAGATGGGACCGAAGAGAGTCAACACAAGATGCAGGAGGCCATGAACGACCTTCTACCCTATACTCGGGAGCTGTTTGAGATGACTGAAGCCGATACCAAGGCCTTTGAGGCTGGAGTGGGTGTAAATCTGGGATCGTTGTACGAGCAGTATCAGGAAATCGTGCAAGAGCACCTGGAAGAAGCTACCTTGGACATGCCGGAAGAACTGTATTTCAAATCTGGTGGTAAACAGGGTATTCATTCCGAGCATATGGGTTATATCCTGACCGATATGCAATATATGCAACGCACTTATCCGCAGATGAATTGGTAG
- a CDS encoding 3-hydroxyacyl-CoA dehydrogenase NAD-binding domain-containing protein — MIEKVGIIGSGTMGAGIAQVAATAGHQVVLYDTNQDALTRAEQSLQNILDRLVAKRRIQREERDAIWSRITMSDQMVSLSGSDLVIEAIVEDLSVKQSVFRELEAIVGKKTILASNTSSLSIASIAAALNRPKRCIGIHFFNPAPLMKLVEVIPAVQTSNKTQQLVEETIKQWGKVVAIAKDTPGFIVNRVARPFYGEALRIYDEGIANFATIDWAVKSIGGFRMGPFELMDFIGNDVNYKVTETVFKSFYYDPRYKPSFTQKRLSEAGYLGRKSGKGYYDYGEDAPEKVIAEDVALAHRIFDRILVMLINEAADALHLNIASATDIDLAMTCGVNYPKGLLAWADEKTIDWCVSRMDDLYAEYHEDRYRCSPLLRRMQKNQETFYL; from the coding sequence ATGATCGAAAAAGTGGGAATAATCGGTTCTGGTACCATGGGTGCCGGGATTGCCCAAGTGGCGGCTACTGCTGGACACCAGGTCGTATTATATGATACGAATCAGGATGCTCTTACCCGGGCAGAACAATCCTTGCAAAATATTTTGGACAGACTGGTGGCAAAAAGGCGTATTCAACGTGAAGAGCGAGATGCGATTTGGAGTCGAATCACCATGAGTGACCAAATGGTGTCACTCTCTGGTTCTGATCTTGTGATCGAGGCAATAGTTGAAGACCTGTCAGTCAAGCAAAGTGTATTCCGGGAGCTGGAAGCGATTGTCGGAAAAAAGACCATACTGGCATCGAATACATCATCTTTGTCCATTGCGTCAATTGCTGCGGCACTCAACCGCCCGAAACGCTGCATAGGTATCCATTTCTTTAATCCAGCACCCTTGATGAAATTGGTGGAGGTCATTCCAGCCGTGCAAACCTCAAATAAGACGCAGCAACTAGTAGAAGAGACCATTAAACAGTGGGGCAAGGTGGTTGCCATTGCAAAAGATACACCTGGCTTTATCGTCAACCGGGTGGCCAGGCCATTCTATGGAGAGGCGCTCAGGATCTATGACGAGGGCATAGCGAATTTTGCGACCATCGATTGGGCAGTTAAGTCCATTGGTGGTTTCAGGATGGGACCATTCGAATTGATGGATTTTATCGGTAATGATGTCAACTATAAAGTAACGGAGACCGTATTTAAATCCTTCTATTACGATCCCCGGTACAAACCTTCTTTTACACAGAAAAGACTGAGTGAGGCAGGTTACCTTGGACGAAAAAGCGGGAAAGGATATTACGATTACGGAGAGGATGCTCCGGAAAAGGTCATCGCAGAGGACGTAGCCCTGGCCCACCGCATCTTTGATCGAATCCTGGTGATGTTGATCAACGAAGCCGCCGATGCCCTTCACCTGAACATTGCTTCCGCAACGGACATCGATCTGGCTATGACCTGCGGGGTTAACTATCCCAAGGGCCTATTGGCTTGGGCGGACGAAAAGACCATCGACTGGTGCGTTAGTCGCATGGATGACTTATATGCCGAGTATCATGAAGATCGTTACCGCTGCTCGCCCTTGCTGAGACGCATGCAGAAGAACCAAGAGACATTTTATCTGTGA
- the paaB gene encoding 1,2-phenylacetyl-CoA epoxidase subunit PaaB: MKNNWPIWEVFVRSKNGLEHRHFGSLRAADAEMALENARDVYTRRNEGVSIWVVESKHITASNPENNGELFEPAMDKVYRHPTFYDLPDEVKHM; this comes from the coding sequence ATGAAGAACAATTGGCCCATATGGGAAGTATTTGTCCGATCCAAGAATGGATTGGAGCACAGGCACTTTGGAAGCCTTCGTGCTGCCGACGCTGAAATGGCACTGGAGAATGCACGGGACGTTTACACCCGCAGGAATGAAGGAGTGAGTATTTGGGTAGTGGAGAGCAAGCACATCACGGCCTCTAACCCTGAGAACAACGGAGAGCTGTTCGAGCCTGCAATGGACAAGGTTTACAGACATCCTACCTTCTACGACCTTCCGGACGAAGTAAAACACATGTAG
- the paaZ gene encoding phenylacetic acid degradation bifunctional protein PaaZ: MSKTQHYVQGQWLDGSGDGTPILDSVTGEHFTNVTVQGLDVPAILQYGREHGRTLRRMTFQERGNAIKKLALYLNKRKEQFYELSYRTGATKLDSWIDIEGGFGNLFANASLRKLFPNQWYHVEGDPIDLSRGGRFMAHHIMVPREGVAVHINAFNFPVWGMLEKCAVNWMAGMPAVVLPAPQTAYLAEAVVREIVASGILPEGSIQLISGTARDILDTVQSQDVVTFTGSASTGRILKNHPRLIEESVPFTMEADSLNASVLGLDAKPGSPEFDLFVKEVRKEMTVKAGQKCTAIRRIIVPEDRMEDVQIALGQALDKVTIGDPRLKEVRMGALVSNDQRDAVREQVKKIGETAQMVYGSLDEVNTLGADASKGAFMKPILMREDDPLNNQAAHITEAFGPVSTLMPYSDLDEAVHLAQMGKGSLVSSICTFDDNIARDYVVNAASHHGRILVLNRENAQQSTGHGSPLPNLIHGGPGRAGGGEEMGGMRGIKHYMQRCAVQGTPTTLTEVTGIYQPKGAYKESEQHPFKYHWEDVEVGMSMETHRRTITDSDIINFANLTWDHFYAHTDITSLDGSIFEKRTAHGYFILGAAAGLFVHPNKGPVAANYGLEDCRFLRPLYHNDTIYVRLTCKQKIDRDQRGAELPAGIVKWYGEVFDAEDELVAIVTVLTLVQKKQTTLVEMTEEKINACLATLKEDTKATWGYMTAQEMVEHLEYTYRIAAGEIQDFEIATPEKILEKVHATLYNYEKMPQGYDFPLAARSKIKEVKHADLDTAKVKMFEARDAYLEYFKENPEARTKNVVFGELNRFEWYLLERKHLNHHFEQFGLI; this comes from the coding sequence ATGAGTAAGACACAACATTACGTTCAGGGACAATGGTTGGATGGTTCCGGAGATGGAACACCTATCCTGGATTCGGTAACCGGAGAACATTTCACCAATGTCACCGTCCAAGGCCTGGATGTGCCGGCTATTCTGCAGTACGGAAGAGAGCACGGTCGAACCTTAAGAAGAATGACCTTCCAGGAAAGGGGCAATGCTATCAAGAAACTGGCCCTTTACCTCAATAAACGAAAGGAGCAGTTCTACGAGCTCAGCTACAGGACGGGGGCTACCAAGTTGGATTCCTGGATCGATATAGAAGGAGGTTTTGGCAATCTTTTTGCCAATGCCAGCCTGAGGAAATTATTCCCTAACCAGTGGTATCATGTAGAGGGAGATCCGATCGACCTCTCCAGGGGAGGTCGCTTTATGGCCCACCACATCATGGTGCCTCGAGAAGGTGTTGCCGTCCATATCAATGCCTTTAATTTCCCGGTTTGGGGGATGCTGGAAAAATGTGCCGTCAACTGGATGGCTGGGATGCCCGCAGTGGTATTGCCCGCTCCTCAAACCGCCTACCTGGCAGAGGCCGTGGTTAGAGAGATCGTTGCTTCCGGGATCTTACCGGAAGGCTCTATTCAGCTGATCAGCGGTACAGCCAGGGATATCCTGGACACGGTTCAATCTCAGGATGTGGTTACCTTCACTGGTTCGGCATCTACAGGAAGAATTTTAAAAAATCACCCGCGCTTGATAGAAGAGTCAGTTCCCTTTACCATGGAGGCGGATAGTCTGAACGCTTCGGTGCTTGGGCTTGACGCTAAACCCGGCAGTCCTGAATTTGACCTCTTTGTTAAAGAGGTGCGTAAGGAGATGACGGTCAAGGCTGGGCAAAAATGTACGGCCATCCGTCGCATCATCGTGCCTGAGGATCGTATGGAAGACGTACAGATCGCTTTAGGCCAGGCCTTGGACAAAGTAACCATCGGTGATCCTCGCTTAAAAGAGGTGCGTATGGGAGCTTTAGTAAGCAATGACCAACGTGACGCTGTGAGGGAGCAAGTCAAGAAAATAGGGGAGACTGCCCAAATGGTCTATGGTAGCCTGGATGAAGTGAATACCCTAGGAGCCGATGCTTCCAAGGGTGCATTTATGAAACCAATACTCATGCGGGAAGACGATCCGCTGAACAATCAAGCTGCTCACATAACGGAGGCCTTTGGGCCTGTATCAACCTTGATGCCATATTCGGACCTGGACGAGGCGGTTCATCTGGCCCAGATGGGCAAAGGGTCCCTGGTATCTTCCATCTGTACATTTGACGATAATATTGCCCGAGACTACGTAGTGAATGCCGCTTCTCATCATGGCCGCATTCTCGTCCTGAATCGGGAAAATGCCCAACAAAGTACTGGACATGGTTCTCCACTGCCCAATCTGATTCACGGTGGTCCAGGAAGAGCCGGAGGCGGAGAAGAAATGGGAGGAATGCGCGGCATCAAGCACTATATGCAGCGTTGCGCCGTCCAAGGGACGCCGACCACCCTAACCGAAGTTACCGGTATCTATCAACCTAAAGGAGCTTACAAAGAGTCAGAACAGCATCCTTTTAAATACCACTGGGAAGATGTAGAGGTAGGGATGTCTATGGAGACCCATCGAAGGACGATAACCGACAGTGACATCATCAACTTTGCCAACCTGACCTGGGATCATTTCTATGCTCATACCGATATCACTTCCTTGGATGGCAGCATCTTTGAAAAAAGAACGGCTCATGGATATTTTATCCTGGGAGCGGCTGCCGGATTGTTTGTTCATCCTAATAAGGGGCCGGTTGCGGCTAACTACGGATTAGAGGATTGCCGCTTTCTAAGGCCTTTGTACCACAACGACACCATCTATGTACGGTTGACATGTAAGCAGAAGATCGACCGGGATCAGCGTGGGGCCGAGCTTCCTGCAGGGATCGTAAAGTGGTATGGAGAGGTCTTTGATGCCGAGGACGAACTGGTCGCCATCGTGACCGTTCTGACCCTGGTGCAAAAGAAGCAGACTACTTTGGTGGAAATGACAGAGGAAAAGATCAATGCGTGTTTAGCAACCCTCAAAGAGGATACCAAAGCTACTTGGGGTTATATGACCGCCCAGGAGATGGTGGAACATTTAGAATACACCTACCGAATAGCTGCGGGAGAGATCCAGGATTTCGAGATCGCTACCCCGGAAAAGATCCTGGAAAAGGTTCACGCCACCTTGTATAATTACGAGAAGATGCCTCAGGGATACGATTTCCCCCTGGCAGCACGATCTAAGATCAAAGAGGTGAAGCATGCTGATCTGGATACCGCCAAAGTAAAGATGTTTGAGGCAAGAGATGCCTACCTGGAATATTTTAAAGAG
- the paaA gene encoding 1,2-phenylacetyl-CoA epoxidase subunit PaaA: MSEREVKNLEAIFDARIERDERIEPKDWMPEKYRQTHIRQISQHAHSEIVGMLPEGNWITRAPSLRRKAALLAKVQDEAGHGLYLYSACETLGITREEMYEQLHSGKAKYSSIFNYPTITWADIGAIGWLVDGAAIINQVALCNTSYGPYARAMVRICKEESFHQRQGYEIMLTLSRGTEEQKAMAQDALNRWWWPSLMMFGPRDEASTHTAQSMKWKLKRKTNDELRQQFIDQTVPQADILGLSVPDPDLKFNPETGHYDFGEIDWKEFWQVVKGHGPCNKERMEARVGAWERGAWVRDAAMAHAEKNKNKTMAKAG; this comes from the coding sequence ATGAGTGAACGAGAAGTAAAGAACCTGGAGGCCATTTTTGACGCTCGCATTGAGCGGGACGAAAGAATAGAGCCCAAAGATTGGATGCCGGAGAAGTACCGACAGACCCATATCCGACAAATATCCCAGCACGCCCATTCTGAAATTGTGGGCATGTTACCGGAAGGCAACTGGATCACCCGAGCGCCTTCCCTAAGGCGAAAGGCAGCTTTGCTGGCCAAGGTACAAGACGAAGCCGGACACGGCCTGTATTTGTATTCAGCTTGTGAGACCCTTGGAATTACAAGAGAGGAGATGTATGAGCAACTGCACAGCGGTAAGGCGAAATACTCTTCCATCTTTAATTATCCTACCATTACCTGGGCCGATATCGGAGCTATTGGATGGTTGGTAGACGGCGCAGCCATCATCAATCAGGTTGCCCTCTGTAATACGTCCTATGGTCCTTATGCTCGGGCCATGGTTCGTATCTGTAAGGAGGAAAGTTTTCATCAACGTCAGGGATACGAGATCATGTTAACACTGAGCCGAGGAACCGAGGAGCAGAAAGCTATGGCACAAGATGCTCTGAACCGGTGGTGGTGGCCCAGTCTGATGATGTTTGGGCCAAGGGACGAAGCCTCTACCCACACGGCTCAATCCATGAAGTGGAAACTGAAAAGAAAGACCAACGACGAATTGCGACAGCAGTTTATAGACCAGACCGTTCCTCAGGCTGATATCCTTGGATTGAGTGTGCCCGATCCTGATCTGAAGTTCAACCCAGAGACCGGTCATTACGATTTTGGCGAGATCGATTGGAAAGAATTCTGGCAAGTAGTCAAGGGTCACGGCCCGTGCAACAAGGAGCGCATGGAAGCCCGTGTTGGCGCCTGGGAACGTGGTGCCTGGGTTCGTGATGCAGCCATGGCACATGCCGAAAAGAACAAGAACAAAACGATGGCGAAAGCCGGATAA